The sequence below is a genomic window from Lolium perenne isolate Kyuss_39 chromosome 7, Kyuss_2.0, whole genome shotgun sequence.
tgatgctgttaattatcttgttcctaggtggcatgtttgctcaaacaagctccattcctaataaaaatattttattactcatcttgtgggcttttgtttgaatatgaaattcttggtgcggtttttcctcaaatacatatctctatatcttatttgggacaccgtttgcttgaagttattctaatcattgccgtgcgtgattgtgtgactagttgaagctatcaagaatcttcatccgtgcatagtgctcaattctatatacttatcctatgccttttattgtgaagttgatcctttctaacattgtcaatactccaccggaaattatttccaatatactcattgtctttgacaattgataaccttgtatgtggttgaatttttggatcatcttcaccttggattgtttcttttTGCCCTATTTTACttccaacaaatctttgttgctcccatgtgtcttccttgtccctttgaaaaatgttttgataaattctcttgattcatatcaagtgtttgttttggaagacaaaccttttccttacggtacattgtgccattgtgaaaagtgtatagggtttggtttattttgtttgaaccttgctcttttggggagtttgctatctcattttttttcttacatgatttatttgcttgaatgagataaatccttgagcatgtttgccTTATTTCATccgttatgctcaatggtttcttcttagttcatttgttgaactttgttgaacaaatcttttgtgatttgcttcttagatataacttagacaacaaatttgttttgtggcacctctatgccttatctatttcttttggtgttttgtccaaagtatatctttcttggatctttaaaggttttggtgcatgcttatatgtaatttgtttatacttgtagcatgcttgctttcttttgatccattatgtaggatatactccatcaaatcctaaatggctaagatgtgcatgaaattcaaacttcatctaaatatgcacatgtttatatggagtgtgtcctatatattgtggttagtctaaccatgttggacccaataagtttggggaccaagatgtacttgaataatgttttaggtacattagagatgcaatggaggcttgtctcatctataaggaaggtgttatcaccatatgagaattggagtcaagctaggatgatcaaagaactcttatctactacatcaagtcattgctatctcggtaacaagtatcttattcatgcactctcatatagcatccaacctcttgtaggttgtatcttggcatgaaattatttatttcgaaaatattgcggttcttgaaaaacccttttaaagtaaaacttcttattgaacatttgagtaatttgagaagatgcatatgataggttatatatatatatcatattttatgattcacctatcacaaatatgccctctagcaatttattgcatatcaattcctcaaagagctcttgtgtgcaatattgatgtatttgtgaaataaatccgtatttgtgatacttgttgcctttctcaaaacactccaactagctctacttcccttattgttagttgtgttgtttttgaggtttaacttggttgaagttcattcatataccataagtgaaaattgaagccataggctatatatgcttcttaagcaaacatcttttggtatattttatgacttcatcttggatatctcatcttatctattttgttaacctcttgtgtgtgcatgtttctttatggatcactttgtccactttagaaactcatatacataagagcgttaatccatcatcttgatatccttgtactttgccgaccatcttttacccctttttgtttttagtgggttggtaaagaaaatttatgagtgcttgttTTATCtactttcttcatgcactcatatctcgtaattgttggactaaagttgttcttgataagcatactctctttatcttagctgtcttctaaatgatatatagggagtgaggattccatgtttgtgcatattgtattcaaatgcaaacattataaattgtgcacgaaccttggggagctttcttatttttagaagcaatatatctctcttatcatgatatctttattTGTccaaattggatctttgattgcttgctttatttgttgaagctcacttcaccatgttatctttatgcaatctttgatcctcaatatagtttgacttccttcaagtattcatcattggatatgtgcacttgattccactcaaattatgagaagtgcacactttggggaggaactcacattatattggccttctaaattttttttttcccattttgacaatcgatgccaatgggggagaagtttagagggtttaagggaatggttttatacttaagcttggtttgtgcttaagtgttttgcctctcatgcattccatatttatatgtcttgcatggttgtatatatatatagtggaaactatcccaaaaggttaatcttgacaatgtatgcaatgaattcatgttcatcacacgtgcatacattgtgggggagttttctctatatatattggttctactcacatccactgtatttgttgtagttgtgtgagtagagtcggttttgatatggactagttgctttgtgttacttgaccatatcaaatacaacctcttgtatacaacttattctcggataagttgcgtacttgtcactaatattcattatataaaccctcttactgtggttgtcatcaattaccaaaatgggggagattgtaagggtacattgcccctatgtgtggttttggtaattaatgacaacccctatggactaatgttttcattgagtttatatgaaggaatattccataggtactacttgctctccatgtgttggattcaagtatggatgccatgaagataaaggtataccttgtgtattggcatcaagatcatcggtatgaagatatatatgtgatatgatatgtgatatgatcaagaagaagaaatgaagatggagttcttatgtggaactcaatattagccatgctctatcttatgtgagtatgagaagatacaaggttgagttgggcaagttcaagatgagcatcttgagcggatcacatgcttgaagcttgccgtccatttggtgatagtggacatgtgaagatgtgcatcaatgaagctttcccatcattgtgtatgggggagcatttgtgagtatacacgaagcgacaatgaacaagtgatgggatgcgcaaggcaaaggtatgaccttgataggttttccttttaccggtctcgaggtggttgatgggagaccggattataggatagatagccgcactatcaagaggggcttccggttgggtaacttgatcacatcgtcttagggagctcaatcctttgcatactttgcatattcttattgcttcttggtatttctcggtgtgaggttcttgagcttgttgctagctttacaacaagcccaagttcatcgaaaacggagttcacatgcatcttctattgcgttttcgaggttgggtgattttaccggttattcatgatataaggttctaccttttatattcatgacaaaatcccctcctacagattcttgggttttcactttccataagatagcatttgttgttatcttccaaacaaaattggtttcatgcgattcggagttcgggagcaatagttattaaaaaaaagggaaaaaggaaaaagaataaaaggaaaaagaaaaaggaggggccagccgaccggccggtctgaccggaccggcaaccggcccacccggtccgggaCCGGACTtggcaccggtgccatccggcctGTGTCCAGTGGCCATTGGGCCCGtgaccggtcggaggcccggtggccgaccggcccgcccggcgcGCTCCCCGGTCCGACCGGGAACCTCACCTGGGCCGCCTCCGCCCCACCGGCCCACACGGCCTCCCCAGCCTCCGCGCCGCCCGCGCGGTAATGGGCCGCCTGCCCGCCCGCGCGCCGCGGCCGCCTGCCCGCCCGCGCGCCGAAGCCCCCGCTGGGCCGCCTCCCATTTGTGAGGCCCACGCGGCCGGGCCGCTTCCCCGAGCGGCTTGAAGGCTTTCGCCGCCTGTGCGCGCCTCTGCCccgcccggtcggtgggccggtccgaccggacaggccaccagcctctccggcccaggctccggtcggccggcctgctgaCCGGCTGGGCGTCTTTTTTAACTCGTTTTTTATCAGTTTTTCACCTGGTTTTTTCCCCAACAGCTCTATTTCTCCCTttgctataaataggcttcttccaccttgagccaaactagttcttcctattctctctcctccattgctactatttgaagaacttgctcttccccttgaatcctccaaccatacttgctcatatttgaggatttgagagaggggatctagatctacacttccaccaaaccgtttcttctctaagtgagggaatctcttgggatctagatcttggagtctttggttgactttcccccttgttcttcctctccaatctcatcctagcattcgttgctttggtgggatttgagtgtgaaggacttgaacacctccggtgttcttgctttgcatcattgcatagtgttgagctctccaccacgatttgttcgagtgagagaccgtgagcttgttactcttggagggtgacctcctagttggcttggtgattggtgctccggtgatctcttcaagaagattgtgaagaggcccgggcttctccttcgtggagcttgtgaagtggttgtggagcttgccatctccggagcggaggaaaagctaaccataaggaaagggccataatccttcgtgggtgtgattcggagaatagggtgagccttcgtggcgcggggaatccttcgtgggacctccactcctccaaacgtgacgtaccttgttgcaaagcaagggaacacgggaatacatcctcgtctccgcgtgcctcggttatttctatacccgagctctctttccttgtgatagccatcgtgcttgaagtacatatatcttgctatcacttgtgctacatatatcttgtgcctatcttgcttagctctagttgctattgttacacttagttgagcttagcatatttagggtttgtgcttgtaatctaaacgatagtttaattccgcattcatacaagacaaatccgcaagagtttgtaattgcctattcacccccccctctaggcgacatctcgatctttcacttaTACAGGTCCAGACTTTGGATTTGTTTCCAACAAAGGTTGGAAAACAAATCAAATCCATTTAGtaccaagcatagcaccaattaatcaagcaatatagcagcatcagtaacaagcatagcaccaattaatcaagcaatatagcagcatcagtaacaagcatagcaccaattaatcaactGTAGCTccatcagtaacaagcatagcaccaattaatcaagcaatagcAGCATGACCTGCACATGACACTTCACTAAAGCCAAAGCTTCAGTAAAGCACTTAATCAAGGCTTTCATGCAGTGCTTGACAGGCAACAACTGCAAGCAATGGGATCATAATTCAATCCATGTGCACATACCAGATAAATGGCATCAATTAACCAACTTCTCCCCCTCTCGTAATTAGCACAgcagcatttcatcgagcacaacAGCAGACACAAAATCACAAAGAAGATTTCatcgagcactttgtgctcgcgcgggagaggaagagggaggggaggggagggagctcaccgacgatgacTGCAGgtgtggaggagctcaccgacgacgacggcaggggtggaggtcgcggcggctccaccaccttgatgcggcGGCGGGTCCGGAACCTTGACGccgcgccggcccctcctcctccacgccgcagcggcttgtgctgctggtggcggggatgggtggagcgtggcggcatgcggccgtcgcggaggaaggcggcggcggcgacggcagcgctcgccatggaaggcagcggcgcggggagaggggagaggggagaggggagagaggtATACGGGCGAGGGAGGGGTACGGCACAGATATATgacacgttatttctgtggcgcaccgaggccaatgcgccacagaacacgttatttctgtggcgcacctaggtcagtgcgccacagaatacattatttctgtggcgcaccaagtgcagtgcgccgtagaaaaagtgaaaccaatgattgggcgtgacatggtgtgggccccaccaagtttttgtggcgcagtgttccgtggtgcgccacaaaattaagctatttctgtggcgcaccttgcctggtgcgccacaaaataaatttctgtggcgcatttttaatggtgcaccacagaactaagctccgcctataagggttttcctactagtgagaaAGGACGCATACGGTAATCAGATCTAAGCAGAAACTAATAATTACATGTGCGTACCATGGAATGACCCCTGCAGCAGCATCGTGGTCGTATGCACCGACCCGACTACAATCTTCAGATTTAGAGCATCTCCCCTCTTCCAAAACGTTCCTCAAAAAGATTTAGggcacgccggacaaaaaaaaaacattttcAGCCGCGTTCCCTAAAGCCTATTTTTATCCGGCGCAGCCCGATACGGTGTTCGGCGCCCGAGCCCATCCCCGCCCcataggggacgctccgggcacgcaggacacaacgaaaagcgaggcgggctcccacctgTCGGCGACTATTTTCATAAACCGTTGGTTCACGCCTTTTATTTCTCGTCGCGCCTTCCCTCCCGCGCCTTCCACCCATCCGCCGCTGAATTTGCCGGCCGTTTCAACACCTGATCTCTTCTGTGAGTCGGCACCATCGTCGCGGCTGGCACTATCACCGGACGTTTCGCCGCCACCgcttcgccagcgcgtcccagaacgcgacgtcaaatccgccccaccttcacgcacacaaggtgttcgatgacttGCCAGATAGGCGCGATTGGCCGTTGTTCGTTGCCTCGTTTGCCAcgacgcaattttaaccattgattttgcttcagattttcctgattttctcgccatgcacgcagagatccgtgacaataatgttcatgatcaacttcaagctgatctcgttgagcatttgtggaggatcaaaggattatCAACAAATGACGCGACACCTTGATCTAGCCATGTTTATTACatttgtttagttgttttattgtttgttgtattttaatttgaaaacgcGGCACGAATAAAACACATTTCTGGtgccgtttgggggacggtttggggacgcgactggagctcttagagcatctctagtcgcgtcccccaaagcgatttggggcgcgtcagacaaaaaacgttcccagccgcgtgccccaaaggccgtttttgtccggcgcgacccaatacggtgtccggcgccccgagcctgtccccgctacacaggggacgctctgGGCATGCCGGACACAATGAAATGAGAGGCGATGAggcgcgggcccgacgcgtcagcggctcggacgcTCAACCGCCGCCTACGTAGTGACGGTGCGGTTGCCGGGaagcggaaccgtcgcattggcaaccgcgtcgaccgACGCGCCAACCGCCGGAATGCAGCGCggactcctcggaagagcaaccgccgttcTCTTCAACTTCTGTGCCGCCATTCATCCacgctcaataagacccgtacgtaGGCGCTTTCGGATCTTCAACCGACCGCCATTCATCCAAGCTTCTCCTCAcgacgatgagctacatctctGAGATTCCATTCGACACCTTCAGCGAGGGCAAGCCTCCAGGAaagcgccattggtgggacagagCTCCGACGCCCAGCAGCGGCGACGATTCCCCGCCACCAGTTGACAGCACGGAGGAATGGCAGGCCGTGGAGGAGGACGCGGAGGAGGAAGGGTCaaaggaggaggcggcgacgacggcccgtgcgaaggcggaggcggacgcgaaagcgaaggccaaggcGGAGGCGTAGCTGGTGAGCACCGGCGACGACAAAGAGGACACAAGTTTCTCCGACGCGTCGGCCGACatcgcctcttcggaagaggtgacgagcagaaAGAGCCATCGTGATGACAACGGCGAGGCGGAGCCATCatcaaagaagaagtagtttaaaataatttatatgtaatttgattatgttttttgaaattttatataTAATTTATTTATGTTGCACCGATTTAAATATTAGTAAAGAGTTTTTTCTATCTATTAAAATTATTTTTAATATTTAAGGACGatatttgggggacgcggctagagAGCGAGCTCAAACTCTTAATCCGGCGTCGTTTGGGGACGCGAAGTGTGCTCCTGGACGAAACTCGTCCATCTCCTCCTCCCCGGACCTTCTGGCTCTGATGTGGTACAAGTACCCAAGTACTGTACATACTTTTCCGGCAAGTACGTGCACGCGGTCGAGGCATCGAGGGTTAGGAGGAGAGAGATTGTAGATCGGAGATGCGCCTGGTTGCCCCGCCGCCAGCCGTGCGCCGAGCTCCTCCGCCGTCACCCCGTCGCCGCCCAAGCCGTCCTCGCATGAGGATCGAGCGGTGTTCCAGTAGATCCGCCCAAATAAGCAGCTCCGTTGGAAGCTGCAATCTGGAATCGGATCAGCTCCTTTTTGAGCTCCAACCCGCAATCAAGCGGCTCCTTTGGGAGCGGCAGTGCACAATCAAGCTGAGCCGCAGTTCGCAATCAAAGCGGCTCGTTTGAAACGAGCTGCAGTCCGACTTCAACACTCTTTCGGTTCAAATTTAACGAGTTCAAATCCTTCTCGGTTTCAATCTCCGACTTGGCGCCAACAGCCGATATAAATCTCTGAGTTGCCGCCAACTAAAGACACCAGGGAAGACGCCAGTTTTCAGCGGAAGCCAGGGATTCTAAGGATTTCAGTTTCAAGAGGAGGCCAAGACGCCAAGTCATCAAGTTGCCCGATTTCAGCATCGCCAGATCAATGGGGAAAGGCAGAAGAGATGATAGGATCAGCGCATTGCCCAATGACATTCTCGTCAACATTCTCGACCGACTCAATGTCCCTGACGCTGCAAGAACTAGCATCCTCTCCAGAAGGTGGAGTCAGCTCCCCGCCAAGCTCTCTCGGCTCATAATAAACGCTCAGGACTTCCTGCCCAAGGGCGTGTCGAACGCCACCGTGTCCGATGACGAAATGGTTCGGGTGAACGCAGCCGCTGTCGAGGCGACAACGAGCATACTGGCACGCAGAAGTCCAGGCGAACACACTATCCGCTTCCTATCCGCTGCGTTCTACTTGAGAGACGACGCCCCCATATCCATCGGAAAAGCCGTTGGTCACACGATGGAGACGCACCTGGTTGAGATGACCCGGTTCAGTCTCATGACGGGGAAAGTCGGCGTCGATGACCTCAAGGATGATGAGCTGGTCGTGTGCGGGAGAGAATTCATGCGCTTCTTCGATGCCTGTCACAACGCATTCCGTGGTCTCACTAGCCTTGACATGGAGGATCTGAGGTTTTCTGAACCAGACATATCCAACATACTCGTCACCTGCAAGCGGCTGAAGCATTTGCGCATGACCAACTGCGACTCAGGTGATCCCAGCACGCTGCAAATTGACCACTCGCATCTCACTGAGCTTAGTATAGCTCAATCTGCTTTCGAACAAGTTAAGCTGAATTGGCTCCCTCAACTCACGCAGATGACCTTTGATAATTGGTTAGATTACCAAGATCCACTGGTTCTTGGTCATGTCCCGTTGCTCGAGACTCTAAGCCTCACAAATGTTGGTCATAGTTTTCACAGGCTGGTCAAGTTAAGCGAGTTTCTTAGCGGCACCTCCATACGGGTTCTCAAGTTGGTATTTAAATGTGAGAGGATTTGGGTGCAGCCAGAACGTCCGACCAAAAGTCTGGCATCCGTGTTCCGCCAACTAAGGTTTGTCAATCTGGTTACTCTTCCTGAGGGGTATGATCTCACATGGACAATGTTTATTCTTGAAGCCGCACCCTTACTGAAGGAGCTATGCATGGCAGTATGGGATCACGCGTGTATAATGCAAACAGATGAGGAGACAAGGAAGGAAGAATTGTATAGCGAGAACAAGGGTGTTGAGTGGGACTCGGCTGCAGCTGATTTCAAACACCACAATTTGGTCACACTTATCATATTTTGCTTCGAATCTGATGATCACATGGTGAGTTATCTCCGACGTATTATGGCAGCAGCGGTGAATCTAGAGGACGTGTTCCTGTATAGTAGGTTGGAGTGCGACAACTGCCAAGATGAGAAGCCGATTAGGTTCCCTTGGACTAAAAGACAGAGGATATCACTGAAGAAGAGAGTTACCGAGGGAATTGAGTCCTTTGCCATAATTCACGCTTATTCAACAGTGAGGGCTGATCATCTTGCAAAGTATATGTACCCGGAGTGCTCATTGGATAAATCCAGAAAAATGTTGCTAAACAGGCAGTGAGGTGTTACATGTTTGTTACTTGGATCAAGAGTTTCTAAATTATTTTGTTTTGTTGGTTATGTAAACTCTTGAGACAAATGGATGATGGTTACTGGAAGATGTTGTCATGATTTTTTTAAAAGTATGTGCATACGGTCTGAGTATCTTATTGAAGGTGGGGATATTTATACTAGTAGTACATGAATGCCCATGTGCACCTTATGACATCATATAACTTCATGAAAGCATCAATAACATGGTTCTTGCATCAATGGTATCAAGTGTTATAGTAGTGTTCCTATTTAAGCACAAGAGGAGAGATTGGACATGATCATAATTTACATAGAAGCCATCAAAGCATACCCATTTCTAGGTTCATATTAGCATACACAGCATTCCAATGTACAGAAGTTCTGCACTTTGTTGGAACCATGTTTGCGTTGTTATTCAATTCATATATGTCCTAGGAATTGAATGTGTCGGTATTTTTGATTCTCTAATCTAGCTTCTGGTTCGAAGCCGCAGCTAACTGGCTGGTCAGTTAAATATGGATCTTCTCAATCAATATGGGCAATCACATTCCCCTCATGTCCTTGAAGTATGTCATTGACTTGGCACATTTGATCGGACTTGTGAAAGGAATTAAGGATGCCCTGATCTTTGACAAATCTCTTAGCTATggagacatcaaaattcttagtTGTAGTTCATTGCAACAATTgcctcaacaacaacaacaggtgGTGTTTTGCGTGATTCACTCTCAGAAGGTGTGGCCACGAAAGAACCCGACATATTTATCTGTACTTTTGCAAAGTGTATGTGTGTCATGCGTTTATGCAATCaaaacatacataacactgaaaaATCATGAGCACTTGCTTTCTTAGTAAATACCACCATACACCCCAACTAAGGTTTGTGAATCTGAAAGGATTTGGGTGTGGCCAGAATGTCCGACAGAAAGTCTGGCATCTGTGTTCTGCCAACTAAGGTTTGTGAATCTGGTTACTCTTCCTAAAAGGTCTGATTTCATATGGACAATGTTTATTCTTGAAGCTGCGTCCTTACTGAAGGAGCTATACATGACAGTATGGAATCACCCATGTACAATGGAAACAGATGAGGAGACAAGGAAGGAATAATTGTATAGCGAGAACAGGGATGTGGAGTGGGACTCGCCTGCAGCCCGATTTCAAAAACCACAATTTGGTCACACTTATCATATTTTGCTCCGAATCTGATGTACATGGTGAGTTATCTTCGGTGTATTTTGGCAGCAGCGGTGAATCTAGAGAACGTCTTCCTGTATAGTAGGTTGGAGTGCAACGGCTGCCATGATGAGAAGCCCATTAGATTCCTTTGGACCAAAAGACAGATGATATACTAGTACATGAATGACCATGTGCACCTTATGACATCATTTAACTTTATGAAAGCATCAATAACATGGCTGTTGCATCACATGGTATCAAGTGTTATAGTAGTGTTCCTATTTAAGCACAAGAGGAGAGATTGGGCATGATCATAATTTGCATAGAAGCCATCATGCGCACTTGAGGCCAGAGTATAGCATACCCATTGCTAGGTTCATATTAGCATAGACAACATTCTAATCTACACAAGTTCTGCACTTCTTTGGAACCATGTTTGCATTGTTATTCAATTCATATGTCCTATGAATTGAAAGCATCGGGATTTTTGATTCTCTAATATAGCTTCTGGTTCGAAGTTGAAGCTCACAGGATGGTCAGTTAAATATGGAATCTTCTGCATCATTAGGGGCAATCATGACAATCACACTCCTCTGATGTCCCTGAAGTATGTCATTAACTTCGCACATTTGATCGGACTTGTGAAAGGAAGTAAGGATTCCCCGATATTTGACAAATATCTTACCCATGGAGACATCAAACTGCTGCCTCAACAACAGGTGGTGTTTTGCGCGATTCACTCCCAGATGGACTGGCCAAGAAACGAACCCCCCAGAGCATGGTCAGAGGGCGTGCATACCACAAACTTATCAGCCAGGCATACATAGGCAACATAACTGATTGTGCGAAAAAGGACCATGCTCCAGAAAGAGCTTATTATTGCCAATATCGCTGCACTCTGAGAGTGGTATTAGTAGTGGTGATTGAATAACCGTGAATGGGTATCTGGGACGAATGTGCCATAGAAAGAGTTCATCTGAGTGTTAAATCTGGAATGAATGTGCCATAGAAAGAGTTCACGGTAGCTCCAATCGCCTAACAAATGTAAGGCCGGATACCTTGTTTCCAAATCTATTCAACAGACCTGATCTGCCTGGGTACAAACCAAAGCATATCACTTCATTATGCGATTGGCGACGAGGGCCGCCGCCATCGGATCTTCAGGTGGCCAAACTTGCCGGCACCGGGAGACGACCCGTCGAAAAGGATTGGCTGGTATCCTGTGGCTGCCTTGTACCTTTGTTGAATCTGAAAATGCACAATGGCAAGTTAATCTCTCACTCGCACAAAGCATAAGCACCACAGTCAGTGAATACTTTTTTCCAAACTGCCGCCGAAGTGCAACACAACAGAGTGAATGCTTGGGAAATTTAGGTACTAAATTGGCCATGATTCGCTACATGGCGATGTGATCAGCACTTAACATGAACTTACCTCGGCAATCTCTTCGGCGCTTTCAAGGCAGTTCTTCCCAATAACGCAGACCGAACCACCAGACCCTCCGCCCGTAATCTTTGCACCGAATAGACTAGGACTTCCATCTTCTTGAGTCTTTCTATGCTGCATTTCTTGTACTAGATTGACCAGCCTATCTGTGCCGTCAGAACCAAGACCACATGCATTATAGCTGTAGTGGCACTGCCAAGTGCCAACAATCGTGAGATGAAAAAGATGTCAGCACAATGAAGGGTTAACCTTTAGAGTCTGGTGAACTGGAATTACACATTTTGTGGAACAAACGTACAttgcaacaaacaaagtagtcAAGAGATTCAAATTCACCTGGTACATAAGTTCTCCAAGGGCTGCC
It includes:
- the LOC127317737 gene encoding uncharacterized protein codes for the protein MGKGRRDDRISALPNDILVNILDRLNVPDAARTSILSRRWSQLPAKLSRLIINAQDFLPKGVSNATVSDDEMVRVNAAAVEATTSILARRSPGEHTIRFLSAAFYLRDDAPISIGKAVGHTMETHLVEMTRFSLMTGKVGVDDLKDDELVVCGREFMRFFDACHNAFRGLTSLDMEDLRFSEPDISNILVTCKRLKHLRMTNCDSGDPSTLQIDHSHLTELSIAQSAFEQVKLNWLPQLTQMTFDNWLDYQDPLVLGHVPLLETLSLTNVGHSFHRLVKLSEFLSGTSIRVLKLVFKCERIWVQPERPTKSLASVFRQLRFVNLVTLPEGYDLTWTMFILEAAPLLKELCMAVWDHACIMQTDEETRKEELYSENKGVEWDSAAADFKHHNLVTLIIFCFESDDHMVSYLRRIMAAAVNLEDVFLYSRLECDNCQDEKPIRFPWTKRQRISLKKRVTEGIESFAIIHAYSTVRADHLAKYMYPECSLDKSRKMLLNRQ